A single Curtobacterium sp. MCSS17_015 DNA region contains:
- a CDS encoding DUF2064 domain-containing protein, translating into MTAEHGTDAPTTGITVAVVAKECLPGKVKTRLTPALTPEGAARVAAASLADTLATVHALPAARRVLFFDGDVLPDGAEGFDVLHQPGGGLDERLGFLFDTVDGPLLLVGMDTPQVSAASLAPVFDGPERDAWFGPAEDGGFWSLYLREPTGDLLRGVPMSQDDTGAVQLARLRSAGLDTGLLAELLDVDTVPDAERVAALAPTTRFAAALAAESATTSGGVR; encoded by the coding sequence ATGACCGCCGAGCACGGCACCGACGCGCCCACGACCGGCATCACCGTCGCCGTCGTCGCGAAGGAGTGCCTGCCCGGCAAGGTGAAGACCCGTCTCACCCCGGCGCTCACCCCCGAGGGTGCCGCCCGGGTCGCCGCAGCGAGCCTGGCCGACACGCTCGCCACCGTGCACGCGCTGCCGGCCGCCCGCCGGGTCCTGTTCTTCGACGGCGACGTCCTGCCCGACGGCGCCGAGGGCTTCGACGTCCTGCACCAGCCCGGCGGCGGACTCGACGAGCGCCTCGGGTTCCTGTTCGACACCGTGGACGGTCCGCTCCTCCTGGTCGGCATGGACACCCCGCAGGTCTCCGCCGCCTCGCTCGCCCCGGTGTTCGACGGGCCCGAGCGGGACGCCTGGTTCGGCCCGGCCGAGGACGGCGGCTTCTGGTCCCTGTACCTGCGCGAGCCGACCGGTGACCTGCTGCGCGGTGTGCCGATGTCGCAGGACGACACCGGGGCCGTGCAGCTGGCACGGTTGCGGTCCGCGGGACTCGACACGGGCCTCCTGGCCGAGCTGCTCGACGTCGACACGGTGCCCGATGCGGAGCGCGTCGCGGCACTCGCACCCACCACGCGGTTCGCCGCGGCTCTGGCCGCCGAGTCCGCCACCACCTCCGGAGGTGTCCGATGA
- a CDS encoding NAD-dependent epimerase/dehydratase family protein: MTRLLVTGGAGFIGSTIVRQALAAGHEVRVLDSLRTDVHGDPDAVVTAHRTAGIELVHGDVRDRVALDAALHDVDVVCHQAAKVGLGVDFQDAPDYVSSNDAGTAHVLAAMDRMDIGRLVVASSMVVYGEGAYSTADGEPMRPPARRREDLDAGRFDPIDPDGRPLLPGLIDESAALDPRNVYAQTKVAQEQLASSWSRATGGRSVALRYHNVYGPGMPANTPYAGVASLFRSALARGEAPRVFEDGAQRRDFVHVDDVAGANLAAIDATGTAPAESFRAFNVGSGTVHTIGEMAAAIAGPDGPQPVVTGEYRLGDVRHVTASSARIADELGWRAQVDFTRGMREFATAPLRAAVR; encoded by the coding sequence GTGACCCGGCTGCTCGTCACCGGCGGCGCGGGCTTCATCGGCTCGACGATCGTCCGCCAGGCCCTGGCCGCCGGGCACGAGGTGCGCGTCCTCGACTCCCTGCGCACCGACGTGCACGGGGACCCCGACGCCGTCGTGACCGCACACCGCACCGCGGGCATCGAGCTCGTGCACGGCGACGTCCGCGACCGGGTCGCCCTCGACGCCGCGCTGCACGACGTCGACGTGGTGTGCCACCAGGCCGCGAAGGTCGGCCTCGGCGTCGACTTCCAGGACGCCCCCGACTACGTCTCGAGCAACGACGCCGGCACCGCGCACGTGCTCGCCGCGATGGACCGGATGGACATCGGCCGACTCGTGGTCGCGAGTTCGATGGTCGTCTACGGTGAGGGTGCGTACAGCACCGCCGACGGTGAGCCGATGCGCCCGCCGGCCCGCCGCCGCGAGGACCTCGACGCCGGCCGCTTCGACCCGATCGACCCCGACGGCCGTCCGCTCCTGCCGGGGCTCATCGACGAGTCCGCCGCCCTCGACCCGCGGAACGTCTACGCGCAGACGAAGGTGGCACAGGAGCAGCTCGCCTCGTCGTGGTCGCGTGCCACCGGCGGCCGGTCCGTCGCGCTCCGCTACCACAACGTGTACGGCCCCGGCATGCCCGCGAACACGCCGTACGCCGGGGTCGCGTCCCTGTTCCGCTCGGCGTTGGCGCGGGGCGAGGCACCGCGGGTCTTCGAGGACGGGGCACAGCGCCGCGACTTCGTGCACGTCGACGACGTCGCCGGTGCGAACCTGGCGGCGATCGACGCGACCGGGACCGCTCCGGCCGAGTCGTTCCGCGCGTTCAACGTCGGGTCCGGCACGGTGCACACGATCGGTGAGATGGCCGCGGCGATCGCGGGGCCGGACGGTCCGCAGCCGGTGGTGACGGGTGAGTACCGTCTCGGCGACGTCCGCCACGTCACGGCGTCCTCGGCGCGCATCGCCGACGAGCTGGGCTGGCGTGCGCAGGTGGACTTCACGCGCGGGATGCGGGAGTTCGCGACCGCGCCGCTCCGGGCGGCCGTGCGCTAG
- a CDS encoding glycosyltransferase family 2 protein produces MTQQPAADPDAGPHPEDDSATSRSDGGHRMVSMSVDVILPCLDEADALPSVIGRLPEGYRAIVVDNGSTDGSADVARAHGALVVTEPVRGFGSACAAGVAAATADYVAFCDADASMDPAELPALVQRVADGRVDLALGRRVPTSRGAWAPHARFANRVLAVLMRRATGYRLHDLGPMRVMHREDLVALDLRDRRSGYPLEMVLAAHAAGWRVDESDIGYAQRIGDSKVTGTLRGTVNAVKDMSRLLREYRREARNRPAAPVSVRQRVATAQTAEQTTAEQVAAEARS; encoded by the coding sequence ATGACGCAACAGCCCGCCGCCGACCCCGACGCCGGTCCGCACCCCGAGGACGACAGCGCGACCAGTCGATCCGACGGAGGGCACCGAATGGTCTCCATGAGCGTCGACGTGATCCTCCCCTGCCTCGACGAGGCGGACGCACTGCCGTCCGTCATCGGCCGTCTGCCCGAGGGCTACCGGGCCATCGTCGTCGACAACGGTTCGACCGACGGGTCCGCCGACGTCGCCCGCGCGCACGGGGCCCTCGTCGTGACGGAGCCGGTCCGCGGGTTCGGGTCCGCCTGTGCGGCCGGTGTCGCCGCAGCGACCGCCGACTACGTCGCCTTCTGCGACGCCGACGCGTCGATGGACCCCGCCGAGCTCCCCGCCCTCGTCCAGCGCGTCGCCGACGGCCGGGTCGACCTGGCCCTCGGCCGCCGCGTGCCGACCAGCCGTGGCGCCTGGGCGCCGCACGCCCGCTTCGCGAACCGCGTGCTCGCCGTCCTCATGCGCCGCGCGACCGGGTACCGCCTCCACGACCTCGGCCCGATGCGGGTCATGCACCGAGAGGACCTCGTCGCGCTCGACCTCCGCGACCGCCGCAGCGGCTACCCGCTCGAGATGGTCCTCGCCGCGCACGCCGCCGGCTGGCGCGTCGACGAGTCGGACATCGGCTACGCGCAGCGCATCGGCGACAGCAAGGTCACCGGCACGCTCCGCGGCACGGTCAACGCCGTCAAGGACATGTCGCGTCTGCTCCGCGAGTACCGCCGGGAGGCCCGGAACCGCCCCGCCGCGCCCGTGTCCGTCCGCCAGCGGGTCGCCACTGCACAGACCGCCGAGCAGACCACCGCCGAGCAGGTCGCTGCCGAGGCGCGCTCATGA
- a CDS encoding GNAT family N-acetyltransferase has protein sequence MSLEVRNDTDLNQYSLVEDGTVIGLAAYEVDGDEIRFVHTEVDPEHRGGGHASMLVQQALDDVRANSDRRVVPQCSYVAAWVERHPDYQELTAR, from the coding sequence ATGAGTCTCGAAGTCCGCAACGACACCGACCTGAACCAGTACTCCCTCGTCGAGGACGGCACCGTCATCGGCCTCGCCGCCTACGAGGTCGACGGCGACGAGATCCGCTTCGTGCACACCGAGGTCGACCCCGAGCACCGCGGTGGCGGACACGCGTCGATGCTCGTGCAGCAGGCGCTCGACGACGTCCGTGCGAACTCGGACCGTCGCGTCGTGCCGCAGTGCAGCTACGTCGCAGCCTGGGTCGAGCGACACCCGGACTACCAGGAGCTCACCGCCCGCTGA
- a CDS encoding alpha/beta fold hydrolase — MGLIGVAARLVAAAGVVGLAASTTAGVVVARKAVHPRPKRTVPVLQVTPTTVTVPADEQTRCPGVYRVYFGDDEHSILLGDVLTDDGDRVGRAVLDAPAVLPEQGDELLWTGYLIDDPAAVSPDATEVTITAHGSEHAAWFFPVPGSTTWAIHVHGIHSSRSAVLRGVPDTLAAGMSSLVIGYRGDAEDDRGLPATFGSTEWHDLDAAMRYAVDHGAGRLVLVGWSMGATIAMHAARDSALRDRVDAMVLVCPALDWFTALRWGAVKAGFPGFLGALGAVALTVPGLSRLAGMRAPIPLRRMRPSPPAGVPLLLVHSVGDRDVPVDASRRFAAAAGSAATLVEVAPCPHGSELNRDPDLFHGSVRRFLQGVAPRPDAAAPGRYEASSAAATPAAADGPAEAAS, encoded by the coding sequence ATGGGCCTGATCGGCGTCGCGGCGCGTCTCGTGGCGGCCGCAGGGGTCGTGGGCCTCGCAGCGTCGACGACGGCGGGTGTGGTCGTCGCCCGCAAGGCCGTGCACCCGCGGCCGAAGCGGACCGTGCCCGTGCTCCAGGTGACCCCGACGACCGTCACGGTGCCGGCTGACGAGCAGACCCGGTGTCCCGGCGTGTACCGGGTCTACTTCGGCGACGACGAGCACAGCATCCTGCTCGGCGACGTCCTCACCGACGACGGCGACCGGGTCGGTCGCGCCGTGCTGGACGCCCCGGCGGTGCTGCCGGAGCAGGGCGACGAGTTGCTCTGGACCGGGTACCTCATCGACGACCCGGCAGCCGTGTCACCCGATGCCACCGAGGTCACGATCACGGCGCACGGCTCGGAGCATGCCGCCTGGTTCTTCCCGGTGCCCGGATCGACCACGTGGGCGATCCACGTGCACGGCATCCACTCCAGCCGGAGCGCCGTCCTCCGCGGTGTCCCCGACACCCTCGCCGCCGGCATGAGCTCGCTCGTGATCGGGTACCGCGGTGACGCCGAGGACGACCGTGGGCTGCCGGCGACCTTCGGCTCGACGGAGTGGCACGACCTCGACGCCGCGATGCGGTACGCCGTCGACCACGGCGCTGGACGACTCGTCCTGGTCGGGTGGTCCATGGGAGCGACGATCGCGATGCACGCGGCACGCGACTCGGCGCTGCGGGACCGCGTGGACGCGATGGTCCTGGTGTGCCCGGCCCTCGACTGGTTCACCGCGCTCCGGTGGGGTGCCGTGAAGGCGGGTTTCCCCGGGTTCCTCGGCGCGCTCGGAGCCGTCGCGCTCACGGTCCCCGGACTGTCCCGGCTCGCCGGCATGCGGGCGCCCATCCCGCTCCGACGGATGCGCCCGTCGCCACCAGCGGGGGTGCCACTGCTCCTCGTGCACAGCGTCGGCGACCGTGACGTGCCGGTCGACGCCTCCCGGCGCTTCGCCGCGGCAGCCGGCTCGGCGGCCACCCTGGTGGAGGTCGCGCCCTGCCCGCACGGCTCGGAGCTCAACCGGGACCCGGACCTGTTCCACGGTTCGGTGCGCCGGTTCCTGCAGGGGGTGGCGCCCCGGCCGGACGCCGCTGCTCCCGGACGCTACGAGGCGTCGTCGGCCGCGGCGACGCCGGCGGCGGCGGACGGGCCGGCCGAAGCGGCGTCCTGA
- a CDS encoding MDR family MFS transporter, producing MTQTATAPAAPSTSSDVVMNHRQILLVIYGLMAGMFLGALDQTIVGTAIRTIGDDLHGLDQQAWVTTGYLIASTITTPIYGKLSDLFGRRPLFITAIGIFIIGSLAASFSTSMLMLAGFRALQGLGAGGLMSLPLAIMGDMLAPRERAKYQGYFLAVFGISSVIGPLVGGVFAGADDLLFITGWRWVFLINVPIGIIALFMVLTFLHLPKFGERRKPRIDWWGATLVIVTLVPLLLIAEQGREWGWDSPGAFACYGIGVLGLIAFVIVERAMGDDAILPLKLFGSHVFSMAAVLSVLIGFGMFGAMLTIPLYLQIVKGVTPTESGFAMLPMVLGLMISSIASGQIVSRTGKYRIFPVTGTAFTAVGYTVLTFLTADRPLWFLMTGMFLIGLGLGQLMQTLTLAAQNSVSPRDIGVATSAATFFRQIGGTMGTAVLLSVLFSLMPTNITGALQNETDLKSALNAALDPAVANAEANKGVMDQIWDPIVTPIKENVQDGLDRGAVRAKQAADQAVTKQVTAAVQQQVDAGTIPAAAADTLIAQQVADAKGDAEQKALQTAAAEAGAEVVDGTLQVDYSNAAQRRDIVDTVAPKLVDQLRDGTGGTSASTSSTNDTSFLNGADERLSRPFLVGFSDSAVTVYWVGLAVILLAFVLTWFFRVPPLRKTSALQEQADAARKSADADRLTVDAQQAAAGAGSLVSPDTGSTAVVPTSPDVAAEPRSARAASGADVPVLPRQRTGGPTASDESATARPADGTRASRPEATTHGAHAASSPVDEPPTVTGAIRTQHGAHAAGSTPVPPAGHDDHQHGRHSAE from the coding sequence ATGACACAGACCGCGACCGCACCCGCGGCCCCCTCGACGTCGTCCGACGTCGTGATGAACCACCGTCAGATCCTGCTCGTGATCTACGGCCTGATGGCCGGCATGTTCCTCGGTGCCCTCGACCAGACGATCGTCGGCACCGCCATCCGCACCATCGGCGACGACCTGCACGGGCTCGACCAGCAGGCGTGGGTGACGACCGGGTACCTCATCGCCTCGACGATCACGACGCCGATCTACGGCAAGCTCTCCGACCTGTTCGGCCGGCGACCGCTGTTCATCACGGCCATCGGCATCTTCATCATCGGCTCGCTCGCCGCGTCGTTCTCGACGTCGATGCTCATGCTCGCCGGGTTCCGCGCGCTGCAGGGCCTCGGCGCGGGCGGTCTGATGTCGCTGCCGCTCGCGATCATGGGCGACATGCTCGCCCCGCGTGAGCGCGCCAAGTACCAGGGGTACTTCCTCGCCGTCTTCGGCATCTCGTCGGTCATCGGTCCCCTGGTGGGCGGGGTCTTCGCGGGAGCGGACGACCTGCTCTTCATCACCGGGTGGCGCTGGGTCTTCCTGATCAACGTCCCGATCGGCATCATCGCGCTGTTCATGGTGCTGACGTTCCTGCACCTGCCGAAGTTCGGCGAGCGCCGGAAGCCGCGCATCGACTGGTGGGGCGCGACCCTCGTCATCGTGACCCTCGTACCGCTGCTGCTCATCGCCGAGCAGGGTCGCGAGTGGGGCTGGGACTCCCCCGGTGCCTTCGCCTGCTACGGCATCGGCGTGCTCGGTCTGATCGCGTTCGTCATCGTCGAGCGGGCGATGGGCGACGACGCGATCCTGCCGCTCAAGCTGTTCGGCTCGCACGTGTTCTCGATGGCGGCCGTGCTCTCCGTGCTCATCGGCTTCGGCATGTTCGGCGCGATGCTGACCATCCCGCTGTACCTGCAGATCGTCAAGGGCGTCACCCCGACCGAGTCCGGCTTCGCGATGCTGCCGATGGTCCTCGGCCTGATGATCTCGTCGATCGCGTCGGGGCAGATCGTGTCCCGCACCGGCAAGTACCGGATCTTCCCGGTCACCGGTACCGCCTTCACCGCCGTCGGCTACACCGTCCTGACGTTCCTCACCGCGGACCGGCCGCTCTGGTTCCTGATGACGGGCATGTTCCTCATCGGCCTCGGGCTCGGGCAGCTCATGCAGACCCTGACCCTCGCGGCGCAGAACTCGGTCTCCCCGCGGGATATCGGCGTCGCCACGAGTGCCGCCACGTTCTTCCGCCAGATCGGCGGCACGATGGGCACCGCGGTGCTGCTGTCCGTGCTGTTCAGCCTGATGCCGACGAACATCACCGGCGCCCTGCAGAACGAGACCGACCTGAAGAGCGCCCTGAACGCAGCCCTGGACCCCGCGGTGGCGAACGCCGAGGCGAACAAGGGCGTGATGGACCAGATCTGGGATCCGATCGTCACCCCGATCAAGGAGAACGTCCAGGACGGTCTCGACCGGGGCGCTGTGCGGGCGAAGCAGGCAGCCGACCAGGCCGTGACGAAGCAGGTCACCGCGGCCGTGCAGCAGCAGGTCGACGCGGGCACGATCCCTGCAGCGGCGGCCGACACACTCATCGCCCAGCAGGTCGCCGACGCGAAGGGCGACGCCGAGCAGAAGGCGCTGCAGACCGCCGCGGCCGAGGCGGGCGCCGAGGTCGTCGACGGCACCCTGCAGGTCGACTACTCGAACGCCGCGCAGCGACGAGACATCGTCGACACGGTGGCGCCGAAGCTCGTCGACCAGTTGCGCGACGGCACGGGCGGCACCTCGGCGAGCACGTCGTCCACCAACGACACGTCCTTCCTCAACGGAGCCGACGAGCGCCTGAGCCGTCCGTTCCTGGTCGGGTTCAGCGACTCCGCGGTCACGGTGTACTGGGTCGGCCTCGCGGTCATCCTGCTGGCCTTCGTCCTCACCTGGTTCTTCAGGGTGCCGCCGCTCCGCAAGACGTCGGCGCTGCAGGAGCAGGCCGACGCCGCCCGGAAGAGCGCGGACGCCGACCGTCTGACGGTCGACGCCCAGCAGGCCGCAGCGGGGGCCGGGTCGCTCGTCTCCCCGGACACCGGGTCGACGGCGGTCGTGCCGACCTCGCCCGACGTCGCCGCGGAGCCGCGCTCGGCGCGGGCGGCCAGCGGTGCGGATGTCCCGGTCCTGCCCCGGCAGCGGACGGGAGGCCCGACCGCCTCCGACGAGTCGGCCACCGCACGCCCCGCGGACGGCACCAGGGCGTCCCGGCCGGAGGCGACCACGCACGGCGCGCACGCGGCGTCGAGCCCGGTGGACGAGCCTCCGACGGTGACCGGAGCGATCCGGACGCAGCACGGCGCCCACGCTGCCGGCTCGACCCCGGTCCCGCCCGCCGGGCACGACGACCACCAGCACGGTCGCCACAGCGCCGAGTAG
- a CDS encoding alpha/beta hydrolase, protein MPTFSAARGDSSFTDAHGVEIVYSTWRAGTPKGIVQIAHGVGEHGLRYEPLAQDLVRAGWTVHANDHRGHGRTGLVQWDGDHGRLGRLGPGGLRAAIAAVEQMTAVAKADDPGLPVVLLGHSWGSLMAQRIVNTSSERYAGVVLSASALRVPGFMNGGDLNRRHAASGPTKHEWLTRDRAVIDAVGTDPLAVEADVLGLFGLPDTLRLLGLPRRRIPHDLPMLLQVGSEDSLGGPRSVELLARAYRRWGRLSDVTVRVYAEARHEVYNETNRDEVVADLVAWLDRAVALR, encoded by the coding sequence GTGCCCACCTTCTCCGCCGCACGAGGCGACTCCTCGTTCACCGACGCCCACGGTGTCGAGATCGTCTACTCGACCTGGCGTGCGGGTACGCCGAAGGGCATCGTGCAGATCGCGCACGGTGTCGGGGAGCACGGGCTCCGGTACGAGCCGCTCGCGCAGGACCTCGTGCGCGCGGGCTGGACCGTGCACGCGAACGACCACCGCGGCCACGGCCGGACGGGCCTGGTGCAGTGGGACGGCGACCACGGTCGGCTCGGCCGACTGGGACCCGGCGGGCTCCGGGCTGCCATCGCGGCCGTCGAGCAGATGACCGCCGTCGCGAAGGCCGACGACCCGGGGCTGCCCGTCGTGCTGCTCGGTCACTCGTGGGGCTCGCTGATGGCCCAGCGGATCGTGAACACCTCGTCGGAGCGGTACGCGGGAGTCGTCCTGTCGGCGAGCGCGCTGCGGGTGCCCGGTTTCATGAACGGCGGCGACCTGAACCGACGGCACGCGGCCTCCGGCCCGACGAAGCACGAGTGGCTCACGCGTGACCGTGCGGTCATCGACGCGGTCGGGACCGACCCGCTGGCGGTGGAGGCCGACGTCCTCGGTCTGTTCGGGCTGCCGGACACCCTCCGACTGCTCGGGTTGCCGCGGCGCAGGATCCCGCACGACCTGCCGATGCTCCTGCAGGTCGGGTCCGAGGACTCGCTGGGCGGGCCCCGGTCCGTCGAGCTCCTCGCCCGCGCGTACCGGCGCTGGGGACGCCTGTCCGACGTCACGGTCCGCGTGTACGCGGAGGCCCGACACGAGGTCTACAACGAGACCAACCGCGACGAGGTGGTCGCGGACCTCGTCGCGTGGCTCGACCGGGCGGTCGCGCTCCGCTGA
- a CDS encoding biotin/lipoate A/B protein ligase family protein, producing MHGEYKVPGGKLVVVDLEVVDGKIDQFRLAGDFFLEPDDALPLIDQAVDGLRADTDAAGIAAAVRHALPEDAVLLGFTPESVGVAVRRALSRASSWRDYEWQVVHEGPVSPNEHLALDQVLTEEVGAGRRGPTLRIWEWDQPAVVIGSFQSLKNEVDPAGAEKYGVQVVRRISGGGAMFMDAGAIISYSLYVPTDLVQGMTFADSYAYLDEWVIEALKSLGIEAYYQPLNDITSTKGKIGGAAQKRLGTGSLLHHATMSYDMDGEKMVEVLRIGREKMSDKGTTSAAKRVDPLRSQTGLTRAEIIDRLIGTFTKLYGATEGHVTEAERQRAQELVDTKFSTREWLERVP from the coding sequence ATGCACGGTGAGTACAAGGTCCCCGGAGGCAAGCTCGTCGTCGTCGACCTGGAGGTCGTCGACGGCAAGATCGACCAGTTCCGGCTGGCCGGTGACTTCTTCCTCGAGCCGGACGACGCGCTCCCGCTCATCGACCAGGCGGTGGACGGCCTGCGTGCCGACACCGACGCCGCCGGCATCGCCGCCGCCGTCCGGCACGCGCTGCCGGAGGACGCCGTCCTGCTCGGTTTCACCCCCGAGTCCGTCGGGGTCGCGGTGCGTCGAGCGCTCTCGCGGGCGTCGTCGTGGCGGGACTACGAGTGGCAGGTCGTCCACGAGGGGCCGGTCAGCCCCAACGAGCACCTCGCGCTCGACCAGGTCCTGACCGAGGAGGTCGGGGCCGGACGCCGCGGACCCACCCTGCGCATCTGGGAGTGGGACCAGCCAGCCGTCGTCATCGGGTCGTTCCAGTCGTTGAAGAACGAGGTCGACCCCGCCGGTGCCGAGAAGTACGGCGTGCAGGTCGTCCGGCGGATCTCCGGCGGCGGAGCGATGTTCATGGACGCCGGCGCGATCATCTCGTACTCGCTGTACGTGCCGACCGACCTCGTGCAGGGCATGACGTTCGCCGACTCGTACGCCTACCTGGACGAGTGGGTGATCGAGGCGCTCAAGTCCCTCGGCATCGAGGCGTACTACCAGCCGCTCAACGACATCACCTCGACCAAGGGCAAGATCGGCGGCGCCGCGCAGAAGCGTCTCGGCACCGGGTCGCTCCTGCACCACGCCACCATGAGCTACGACATGGACGGCGAGAAGATGGTCGAGGTCCTCCGCATCGGCCGCGAGAAGATGAGCGACAAGGGGACGACGAGCGCCGCGAAGCGTGTCGATCCACTGCGCTCGCAGACCGGCCTGACGCGTGCCGAGATCATCGACCGGCTCATCGGTACCTTCACGAAGCTGTACGGGGCGACGGAGGGGCACGTCACCGAAGCCGAGCGACAGCGGGCGCAGGAACTCGTCGACACGAAGTTCTCGACGCGGGAGTGGCTCGAGCGCGTGCCCTGA
- the pgm gene encoding phosphoglucomutase (alpha-D-glucose-1,6-bisphosphate-dependent) has translation MNDRAGTPATADDLVDLDALVAAYYDRVPDVTNPEQKVVFGTSGHRGSSLDTAFNDTHIAAITQAIVEYRTAQGTDGPLFIGRDTHALSGPAERTALEVLAANGVHVLADADNGYVPTPALSHAIIAYNTAGHDDTADGIVITPSHNPPRDGGFKYNPPHGGPADSDATTWIADRANAIIAGGNAEVQRAEHATHDGYDFLHNYVADLENIIDIDAIKRAGVKIGADPLGGASLPYWNLIRDHYGLDLTVVNPDVDPTWSFMTLDWDGKIRMDPSSPSAMASVVARKDDFDVLTGNDADSDRHGIVTPDGGLMNPNHYLAVAIEYLYAHRPQWREDAAIGKTLVSSSIIDRVAESLGRRLWEVPVGFKWFVPGLIDGSVAFGGEESAGASFLRKDGTAWTTDKDGIILALLASEIIAVTGKTPSQLYAELTERFGAPVYQRVDAAASKEQKARLSKLDGDAITAETLAGDPITAKLSKAPGNEAAVGGVKVVTDRAWFAARPSGTEDVYKIYAESFVGQEHLEQVQREAKEIVDAALGA, from the coding sequence ATGAACGACCGTGCCGGCACCCCAGCGACCGCAGACGACCTCGTCGACCTCGACGCCCTCGTCGCCGCGTACTACGACCGGGTCCCCGACGTGACGAACCCCGAGCAGAAGGTCGTCTTCGGCACCTCCGGCCACCGGGGGTCCTCGCTCGACACCGCGTTCAACGACACGCACATCGCCGCCATCACGCAGGCGATCGTCGAGTACCGCACCGCGCAGGGCACCGACGGCCCGCTCTTCATCGGCCGCGACACCCACGCCCTCTCCGGCCCCGCCGAGCGCACCGCACTCGAGGTCCTGGCGGCCAACGGCGTGCACGTCCTCGCCGACGCCGACAACGGCTACGTCCCGACGCCGGCCCTGAGCCACGCGATCATCGCCTACAACACCGCCGGGCACGACGACACCGCAGACGGCATCGTCATCACGCCGAGCCACAACCCGCCCCGCGACGGCGGCTTCAAGTACAACCCGCCGCACGGTGGGCCCGCCGACAGCGACGCGACGACGTGGATCGCCGACCGGGCGAACGCGATCATCGCCGGTGGCAACGCCGAGGTGCAGCGCGCCGAGCACGCCACGCACGACGGCTACGACTTCCTGCACAACTACGTCGCCGACCTCGAGAACATCATCGACATCGACGCGATCAAGCGCGCCGGGGTGAAGATCGGTGCCGACCCGCTGGGCGGCGCGTCGCTGCCCTACTGGAACCTCATCCGAGACCACTACGGCCTCGACCTCACCGTGGTGAACCCCGACGTCGACCCGACCTGGTCGTTCATGACGCTCGACTGGGACGGCAAGATCCGGATGGACCCGTCGAGCCCGTCCGCGATGGCCTCGGTCGTCGCCCGCAAGGACGACTTCGACGTCCTGACCGGCAACGACGCCGACTCCGACCGGCACGGCATCGTCACGCCCGACGGCGGCCTGATGAACCCGAACCACTACCTCGCCGTCGCGATCGAGTACCTGTACGCGCACCGTCCGCAGTGGCGCGAGGACGCGGCGATCGGCAAGACCCTGGTGTCGTCGAGCATCATCGACCGCGTCGCGGAGTCCCTCGGCCGCCGCCTGTGGGAGGTCCCGGTCGGCTTCAAGTGGTTCGTCCCCGGCCTGATCGACGGCTCGGTGGCCTTCGGTGGCGAGGAGTCCGCGGGCGCCTCGTTCCTCCGCAAGGACGGCACGGCGTGGACGACCGACAAGGACGGCATCATCCTGGCGCTCCTGGCGTCCGAGATCATCGCCGTCACGGGCAAGACCCCCTCGCAGCTGTACGCCGAGCTGACCGAGCGCTTCGGTGCCCCGGTCTACCAGCGCGTCGACGCAGCAGCGAGCAAGGAGCAGAAGGCCCGCCTGTCGAAGCTCGACGGCGACGCCATCACCGCCGAGACCCTGGCAGGCGACCCGATCACCGCGAAGCTGTCGAAGGCCCCGGGCAACGAGGCGGCGGTCGGCGGCGTCAAGGTCGTCACCGACCGGGCCTGGTTCGCCGCCCGACCGTCCGGCACCGAGGACGTCTACAAGATCTACGCCGAGAGCTTCGTCGGGCAGGAGCACCTCGAGCAGGTGCAGCGCGAGGCCAAGGAGATCGTCGACGCCGCACTGGGGGCCTGA
- a CDS encoding class I SAM-dependent methyltransferase, whose product MTDTTSTTQAFGAGGDEPYARALRSDGRLRLTDPDRPDEVVTMDVGRWSAAADRVDVSLLEGADGPVIDLGCGPGRMLVAALRMGLPALGVDVSAEAVEIARRSGGRAVQGSVFDPVPDEGHWDTALVIDGNIGIGGDPVALLARAAEIVRVGGRVVVETNRDADADRTYVATVTDADGHASSAFPWAEVGLRALRAHAAAAGLTVRQSWTDSGRHFCELVT is encoded by the coding sequence ATGACCGACACGACCAGCACCACGCAGGCCTTCGGAGCCGGCGGCGACGAGCCGTACGCCCGAGCGCTGCGGTCCGACGGCCGCCTCCGTCTCACCGACCCCGACCGTCCGGACGAGGTCGTCACGATGGACGTCGGCCGGTGGAGCGCCGCCGCGGACCGGGTCGACGTGTCGTTGCTCGAGGGGGCCGACGGTCCGGTGATCGACCTCGGCTGCGGGCCCGGTCGGATGCTCGTCGCCGCGCTGCGGATGGGTCTGCCGGCCCTCGGTGTGGACGTCTCGGCCGAGGCCGTCGAGATCGCCCGACGCTCCGGCGGCCGGGCCGTCCAGGGCTCGGTGTTCGACCCGGTGCCGGACGAGGGGCACTGGGACACCGCGCTCGTCATCGACGGCAACATCGGCATCGGTGGCGATCCGGTGGCCCTGCTCGCCCGTGCGGCCGAGATCGTCCGGGTGGGCGGCCGTGTGGTCGTCGAGACCAACCGCGACGCCGACGCCGACCGCACCTACGTCGCCACGGTGACGGACGCCGACGGACACGCGAGCTCGGCGTTCCCCTGGGCCGAGGTCGGCCTGCGGGCACTCCGTGCGCACGCGGCCGCGGCGGGCCTGACCGTGCGCCAGAGCTGGACGGACAGCGGACGGCACTTCTGCGAGCTCGTCACCTGA